Within the Salmo salar chromosome ssa12, Ssal_v3.1, whole genome shotgun sequence genome, the region AAGCATCTCACCACAGCAATGGATGCAAATCaatctatatatattatacagtactTTACACTGCTAATTCACAATATTTAAAATAACTAAAATATCCTCAGGTCCCATTAGCTTTAACTGTTGAACATTTAGTTTGTATCTAAAAATCGCATTAGTAAAGAAATACAATTTCTAGGTCAAATAACGTATTTTATTAACTGGGAGATGGGGGAGATTATATTATGAATACAACCAAACAAGAAATAATTAGTGTCTGTCCTCCATTACCGCATCTGTCTGGAGCATACTTtatcaccagtctgaggtcccttTTCCTGTAACTGTGGTCTGTCTGGAGCATACTTtatcaccagtctgaggtcccttTTCCTGTGACTGTGGTCTGTCTGGAGCATACTTtatcaccagtctgaggtcccttTTCCTGTAACTGTGGTCTGTCTGGAGCATACTTtagcaccagtctgaggtcccttTTCCTGTAACTGTGGTCTGTCTGGAGCATACTTtatcaccagtctgaggtcccttTTCCTGTGACTGCGGTCTGTCTGGAGCATACTTtagcaccagtctgaggtcccttTTCCTGTAACTGTGGTCTGTCTGGAGCATACTTtagcaccagtctgaggtcccttTTCCTGTGACTGTGGTCTGTCTGGAGCATACTTtatcaccagtctgaggtcccttTTCCTGTAACTGTGGTCTGTCTGGAGCATACTTtagcaccagtctgaggtcccttTTCCTGTGACTGTGGTCTGTCTGGAGCATACTTtagcaccagtctgaggtcccttTTCCTGTGACTGTGGTCTGTCTGGAGCATACTTtagcaccagtctgaggtcccttTTCCTGTAACTGTGGTCTGTCTGGAGCATACTTtagcaccagtctgaggtcccttTTCCTGTAACTGTGGTCTGTCTGGAGCATACTTtatcaccagtctgaggtcccttTTCCTGTAACTGTGGTCTGTCTGGAGCATACTTtatcaccagtctgaggtcccttTTCCTGTGACTGTGGTCTGTCTGGAGCATACTTtatcaccagtctgaggtcccttTTCCTGTGACTGTGGTCTGTCTGGAGCATACTTtagcaccagtctgaggtcccttTTCCTGTGACTGTGGTCTGTCTGGAGCATACTTtagcaccagtctgaggtcccttTTCCTGTAACTGTGGTCTGTCTGGAGCATACTTtatcaccagtctgaggtcccttTTCCTGTAACTGTGGTCTGTCTGGAGCATACTTTATCACCAGTTGGTCTGTCCGGTACATACTTTAGGACAAGTTCTTTCTGGTCACTAATCTGGATAATGGCGCTAGCCTTTGCGTCCCAGTGCTAACGATTTGGATATTGACTGATAATCAAGACGCGCGGCGCAACTTTTCGGTTCTGAAGCATAGATGAGAATTTAATGAAGACTTGCAAGCAATGGATTCAGAAAAACGACAAAAAATGTTATACAGAAAACAATTCGTGGGTGAAATTATGCCACCACCCAAAAGGACACTTTAGAGACAGGCAGGGCAAATGTGCATGTGCTCTACACTGGTAGAGTCTtatctgtgcatgtgacaaagaaAATTCACTATTTTAAGATTTGTTTTAAATAACGAATGCCATGAGAGCTGACGTCTGGTTTGAGTCATTTGGGAAGATGTTAGGCAAAATGCGTATTTTTTTGGTCATAATAAAGACTTATAAAACAAGATGATGTCGTGACCAGAATATACCCAGAATAAGATGTCAAAATGACTTTGTGTGCCCGCTGGGATAGCAGCTAACCGCTACACACGGTCTACATCGttatcaccatattagctaacgtcaagtcaacatagctactagaacgaatgtgttagtaaacccactacaagcAGTTTAGCAGCTACACCAGCTGCAATAAAtgtataaaaccaaaagcttaccttgccttggaagagttccagtgttggatagccagctAGGTAAGCGTCACTCTCTGTCTGGCCGGTCAGGAAATGTATTGCTTCATTCTCGatgggaaaccaaaaacacaTGTTCCCACAACTTTCAAGGACCCGAATGTGCTTGTTGGGTTCATTCTGTAAGTAAAAAATATAATTTGACCCCAACAGTAACCTCTTATCTAACCAATGGAAAAGCATTGGCACTAAACCTGTATTTGGCACCTTTATTTGTAAATGTCACTTTAAATaataccactttaataatgtttacatatcttgcgttactcatctcatatgtatatactgtatattataccatctattgcatctagcctatgccgctctgtcattgctgaTCCATATAtttatgggcggcaggtagcttagtgcttagagcgttggactagtaaccgaaaggttgcaagatcgaatcccctgaagcccctgaacaaggcaacccactgttccttggtcgtcattgaaaataagaatttgttcttaactgatttgcctagttaaataaaggtgaaagaagTTTAtatattcctttacttagatttgggtGTATTgggtagttgtggaattgttagatattactgcactgtcggaactagttGCACAAGcattttcgctacactcgcaataacatctgctaaacatgtgtatgtgaccaatacaattagaTTAGAATTTCTTTggcttttattattatttatttttttatctaggAACCTTTAGCCACTACAGTACTAGTCATCAAAGCTGTTGACATTAAAAACAgtcactacctcatgaatgttccatcagtattattccaCCGTTTCAGAGAATATAGGTGCTGATTGTAAAAAGGATCATGTAACATATGTTTATCTGAGTAAAAATGAATAAGACATTGTGTAGTAGATGTTCTAACTTCTCACTcatcatttttgttatttttttgaactaatcaatcaacacatgttTTCCTTTGTACTTCTTTACGTAATATTATTCTTTAATGaattaaatgaaaaataaacattttcctCTACTGCTTTACCAACTCCAATCAACAGATGGCGATATGCGTCTTTCATGCGCTGTTGCTAGTGTGACGTCTattctagtggacgggacgcttcttCAACGAGAACAACACGGCTACTGATCCAACCAGCTAACTGTTAGGTAGTTTGCTAGCCAACATACAACCGGAACATTGACGGTTTTTTAGACCGTTTCGGGGAGTTAAAAATACATGTATGTCGTATCCACTAGTTACCCCTTaattttcatatttacatttttattagtCAACTAGCTGTCTGGTTAAGTTAGCAGTAGCCTAGTCGCTAATGAtatttagctaacgttacctcGCTAACAACCTTGACCATGAGCTCACTAAGCTACTCCCTCCCTGTTGAAGAAGAAGAGGTCTGCAGGACAGAGAAAGATGAGGAAGATGAGGCTGTTACGGTGAAAGAAGAAGACGTTtttgtgaaagaggaggaggatgttactgtgaaggaagaggaggaagataacAATGACGATGCTGTGTTGggcgtgaaagaggaagaggaggagatgactatcacagtgaaagaagaggaagacgtttTTGATGTGaaggagggggagattactgtcacattggaggaggaagaggaggttggagatctgattaacacccgTGAGTACTATCTATCAgtgacacaaactctgcagtcgTTTGAACAATGTGTGGTTTTAAATGGGGCATTCTACTGAAGTTCAACACTTGAATATTTTGTTCAGTACTGTAGGAATTGTTCAACTACACtgtaatattaactagggaaattgtgtcacttctcttgcgatcagtgcaagcagagtcagggtatatgcagcagtttggaccgcctggctcgttgcgaactgtgtgaagaccatttcttcctaacaaagaccgtaattaatttgccagaattttacataattacgacataacattgaaggttgtgcaatgtaacagcaatatttagacttagggatgccacctgttCGATGAAATACGGAaaggttccatatttcactgaaagaataaacattttgttttcgaaatgatagtttcctgattttaccatattaatgaccaaaggctcgtatttctgtgtttattataagtctatgatttgatagagcagtctgactgagcggtggtaggcagcagtaggctcgtaagcattcattcaaacagcactttactgcgtttttcaggcagctcttagcaatgcttgaagcacagcgctgtttatgacttcaagcctatcaactcccgagataagtgcctattagaacatccaatagtcaaaggtatatgaaatacaaatggtatagagataaATAGTCAACgcatcataattcctataataactacaacctaaaacttcttaactgggaatattgaagaactgggaatattgaaccaccagctttcatatgttctgatcaaggaacttaaacgttagcttttttacatggcacatattgcacttttactttcttctccaacactgttgttgtattatttaaaccaaattgaacatgtttcattatttatttgagactaaatagtttttatttatgtattatattaagtttaaataaaagtgttcattcagtattgttgtcatTATtccaaatgtatatataaaaatcggccaaTTAATCGGTATCACTTTTTGGCCCTACAAATAATCGGCATCGGgtctttttggtcctccaataatcggtattggtattggtgtttaaaaatcataatcggtcgacctctaccaggtagcctataggcctacttttaTGCATGCgcatccttactcaacattgacaggagcgctccaaacaaaagacaatgactaaattgCCAAAACTcagaaatgaaatgaaataaaccaaaacttgtttctcacaagtgtttCATAGGTCGTGCAAACAATGTCTGACAATGATAACGggaagactggaataataatattgaatgcaTTCTCAAACATTACTGCAACCAGAGTAACACATTTTGTAGATTAGAAATGATAGGAATTAACAGCACATTGTCTACTGGTGGTActtgtaatggggaattgataggcACTAAAACTCAAACTATTCACAGAATGAAGTTATGGAACAATGTGCACAAATTGGCAGGAGAGAGTGCGTTCTGGAGAGAGAAGTGCGTCTGGGCACATGGTCAATCCAACGTCTGTATTGACCGTGCAGTTTTACGGTGATACGACctcagcagaagtcagggcattcatacttctttgCTTCGCGGAGCAGTGctgagctgttgtgaaggaagtgagtttgtgtttatacaggatgtaccgcccccacctaccgtcaaccaatcatgtcaatgcagagctataCAGAGCCATGGCGATGCGGTACAGAGCtcgatttggcctctgcatgcctccggAGGCTTCAtaattgcgtcacaccctccatatggagccaccaaccacattttcagatcaagcatACATTTGCTTTTAGTctaggcctccgcaatggattagttcatTGAGATGGGCGCAAATATACATGTGTTACTGCTTGACTAAAACCATCTCGGTCAACCAACAGCCTAATGACCAAACAATTGACCAGTcaactaattggggtcagccctaacTGAAATAATGTAGTCctcattatctattattatagagctctgttcagcctgtaaacatgatattatctattattatagagctctgctcagcctataaacatgacattatctattattattgagctctgttcagcctattaacatgacattatctattattatagagctctgatcagcctgtaaacatgacattatctattattatagagctctggacagcctataaacatgacattccaTGAGAGCCAGATTATAGCGGTCTGCTCaacctctgcagatcctctcaagctctgtcaggttagatggggagcatcgctgcacagctatttcaggtctctccagagatgttcaatcggtttcaagtctgggctctggctgggccactcaaggacattcagagacttgtcccgaagccactcctgcgttgtcttggctgtgtgcttagggtcgttgtcctgttggaaggtgaacagtctgaggtccttatcaaggatctctctgtactttgctccgttcatctttccctcgatcctgactagtttcccagtccctgccgctgaacaacatccccacagcatgatggcaccaccaccatgcttcacactAGGGATTGTTGTGGACATTCTTATATAGGACACTAAAAGTCAATATTAAATGAATCACTTTTTATTGTCAGCGAGCTGGAGAGGTCACAGTCAAACTTAGATGCGTAAGTACCGGTCTGAAGTGAGCTGTGAAAGGGCCTTCCTTACATAGAGCCTTATATACTGATATCTAAACCTACATAAACATGATTCATTGGATCGGTTCACATGTGACTGGCTCCGTCTATCTTAACATAAAGAACATATTCTGGGCGTTCTGACAGATGTTCCTCTGGAGGGgcccctccccctcatctcttGGCCAGACACAGACAGGAACCAAGGATTGTTTATGACACCAAAGATAAGATGCACAAAGTAAATTTAATCTGTTACATTCCATCCTTTTGTCACTTGTGTGATAACAATAATTACATGTTAAAGTAAGCATTTAGATTTTAGCTTCTATCAAAAGGAGTTTCTAGAACATGATAttataataaataaacaaaacatttaaccgttatttaactagacaagttaaATCAAGCTAAAAACCTACAATCAGAAAGTTCTAACCAATGTGAGTGAGTATATGACAAagaatacacacatacatacacaaggCATCTGTAGATTCAGAGGTGAATAACTCTCTCAATGTTATCCATTGTTTCCATACCTCTTTCCACAGTCAGGTTGGATTGACCTGTGTTTTTCACTAACTGTCCCTGGGACATAAACCTAAAACCCTGTTGTTTAACAATTCTGCTAAGACCTTCAAATGGTTGGTGCTCATCAGCTCAGTGTCCCACATAATGTAAAACGGGTTTAAGGGTTTAGATGACCTCACCCTCAACCAAAGAAAACAACCTTCAACCATTAATCATCGTCTGCATCTACAGGGGGAAATGGGACTCTCATCCAGAGTTGGCAGCTCAATAGTTTCACTGTTCTCTGTAGGAGCAGAAAACATGATAGCTGCTGAAATCTTACAAGCCAGAGAGGCACAAATCACCTTAAAGCATGTTAATAACACAATTAAACAAActaaacaaaaaacacacactgcAGCCCACTGGGCAATTTGGGATCCACAATTTCCAAGCAGGGATTCAAACCAAGTTGCAAGCGTCCAATCTGGTTTTGGATAATTATTTTTAGCAACAGTGGCAATGTATTCAGCAAGATCAGTCACATTAGAAGAGTGATCTGGGACAAAAGTACAACATTGATCAATGATTGCATATGTGCCCCCTTGACCTGCCATAATATAGTCAAGGACCTCTCTGTTTTGCAGAGCTAACTTACGCAATTCTTTCATTTCCCCATTTAATTCTTCCAGGGCATTTCGAGTAGCATTGCCAATTTTCTCTGCGGCTAGAGATGTCTCAAATTTGATTTAACTCACATGCAACTCCATACCCAGgaaaaaaacacccccaaagaacCTGGAGGCATGTGCCTGAATGTGAGTGATGCCTGCCAGAGATCTCTTATCTCTCATCATTCCAGGAGGTCTGTAGTCTTTAAACAAAGCCTTCAGATCCCTCTCATTATTCTGAACGGTTCTCATAGCTGTCACCACAAACCCTACAGTACATGTCCCTCCCCAGTTCCATGGAATGCTATTGTAAGCCCTTTTTCCACACAACCAATAGTTTCCATTTGGAGCTCCTCTGAAAGAACACTCTTCTGATGATAATTTCCTATTGGAATTTGACCTCTAAGTACCCTCTATAAGGTCAGAGGTCACCATAAAGCAGGTCTTAGTGATTGGTACATCAACCCATGGGTGTCCTGAAGTGATTCAAATGTAAAGTCTATTCAACCCACAAGTCAGCCTTGATTTAATGTTTTAACCCAGGGAAGGATGAAACAAGGAACAGTTAAGGCCAGAGTATTTAGGTCTGCCCTCCCTCCAGGAGGGTGGCACAGTGTTACAACCATGTAGAAGAGTCATTTAGTCTCTGCGGTCTCCCTGTGCACATCTTTGTTtaataaaacaatacagaagtTGTTCAGCTAATCTCTTGCATCCATCATAGAATGAAGGAACGGAGGAGCAGTTCCCTTTACTGCTCCGTAACCAAGCACCAGGGTCTTGAAGATtatgcattttattgagggatcTAGTCCAGATGAAACCTTGTAGAAAGACAGTTGTATCATGTAGAGGTTTCATTTAGATCTCTCTGTTTAACCACATACTCTTTTTGCCTTCAGCAGGTGAAAGACCAGACTCTCACAACAGGAAGAGTCCTTCAGACTCAGAGAAGACCAAACCAGCAAAAccacaccactgctcccagtgtggaaagagttttacctggtTAGGGAATCTGAAATCACataagcgcacacacacaggagataagccTTTCaattgctcccagtgtggaaagagttttaccgaGTTAGGGACACTAAAaaagcatgagaggacacacacaggagagaagcctttccagTGCTCCCAATGTGGAAAGAGATTTACCCAGTTAGCGAACATGAAAAGGCATGaaggaacacacactggagagaagccatgTCAATGCTCCCAGTGTGAAAATAAATTTTCCTCATCAGGGGAATTGAAAAAACATGAGAGAACACACTTAGTAGAGAGGCCTTTCcaatgctctcagtgtggaaagagcttTACCCTGTTAGGGAGTCTACAAacgcatgagagaacacacacaggggagaagcccttCTGCTGCTCAGACTGTGGAAAGTGTTTTACCTGGTTAGGGAATCTGAAATTACAtgagcggacacacacaggagataagcctttcaactgctcccagtgtgaaaaaagttttacccagttagggaACTTGAAAACACATGAgatgacacacacaggagagaaacctttccactgttcccagtgtggaaagggttttagaCATGCAGGGAACCTGAAAGTGCATGAAAGacgacacactggagagaagccataTAAATGCTCACAGTGTGAAATAACATTTTCCTCATCCGGGGACCTGAAAAAACATGAGAGAACACACTCTATAAAGAGGCCTTTCcaatgctctcagtgtggaaagagttttacccagttagAGAATCTAAAAAAGCATGAGAGAacgcacacaggggagaagccctaCCATTGCTCAGACTGTGGAAAGAGATTTACCCAGATTggggacctgaaatcacatgaactgacacacacaggagataagccTTTCCAATGCGCCCAGTGTGGAAAAAGTTTTCCCCGGTTAGGGAACTTGAAaatgcatgagagaatacacactggagagaagcctttccactgcttcctgtgtggaaagagttttacagaGTTAGGGACACTGAAaaagcatgagaggacacacacaggtgagaagcctttccaatgttcccaatgtgaaaagagttttacccagttagcAAACATGAAAAGGCATGaaggaacacacactggagagaaaccatatcaatgttcccagtgtgaaaATGCATTTTCCTCATCGGGGgacctgaaaacacatgagacAACACACTTAGTAGAGAGGCCTTTCCAATGCtttcagtgtggaaagagttttacctggtTAGGGAATCTGAAATCAcatgagcgcacacacacaggagataaacctttccactgctcccagtgtggaaaaagttttacccagttagggaACTTGAAAACGCATGAaatgacacacacaggagagaagcctttccactgctcccagtgtggaaaggggTTTAGACACGCAGGGAACTTGAAAGTCCATGAaagaatacacactggagagaagccataTAAATGCTCCCAGTGTGAAATGAGATTTTTCTCATCAGGGGACCTGAAAAAACATGAGAGAACACACTCTGTAGATAGGCCTTTCCaatgctcccactgtggaaagagttttacccagttaaGGAATCTACAAACACATGAGAGAatgcacacaggggagaagccccACCACTGCTCAGACTGTGGAAAAAGATTTACCCAGATTGGGGACCTGAAAACACATGAgctgacacacacaggagataagccTTTCCAATGCTCCCTGTGTGGAAAAGGTTTTCCCCGGTTAGGGAACTTGAAaatgcatgagagaatacacacaggagagaagcctttccactgcttcctgtgtggaaagagttttgctgAGTTAGGGACACTGAAAAAGcacgagaggacacacacaggagagaagcctttccaatgctcccaatgtgaaaagagttttacccagttagcGAACATGAAAAGGCATGaaggaacacacactggagagaagccataTCAATGCCCCCAGTGTGAAAATACATTTTCCTCATTAGGGGACCTGAAAGCACATGAGAGAACACACTTAGTAGAAAGGCCTTCCcaatgctctcagtgtggaaaaaGTTTTCCCCGGTTAGGGAACTTGAAAATGCATGAGAGaatgcacacaggagagaagcctttccaatgctcccaTTGTGGAATTTTTTTTGCCCGGTCAGGGACATTGAAAATGCATGAGAgattacacacaggagagaagcctttccaatgctccctgtgtggaaagagttttacagaGTTAGGGACACTGAAaaagcatgagaggacacacacaggagataagcctttccaatgctcccaatgtggaaagagttttacccagttagcAAACATGAAAAGGCATGAaggaacacacacaggatagaagCCTTTCCAATAATGTCATTGTGGAAGGACATTTTCCCggtcagaggacctgaaatcacatgagagaatagcGAGGCTGTGGTTCTGACTTATATTTTTGACTAATAATTTGTGTTTTGGTTTATGCAACATCAAATCGTATTGTATGTATGAAAGCTTCCTctaaaataggcctacctttgTTTTTCTTTATTCTTCTCAAGTCATGATCACATCTAAAAtcagaatatatatttttgtatgtgTATTTAGATTATGAATTTTGATTGATTGAATACAAGTTTAGTGTTGGATATTGGTATTTCAAAATGTAAATGATTAAATAGATTAATAGAATGATAGAATGTGCATTTCTTCATTGTAACCTTGAAACCtcttggatttgaaatgatttgGATATTAGTAAAGACATTTGATTGGATATATGTTTTGGGATGTTGCAAATTGAATTTCATTGGTTACATGATTTGGATTTTGCAAAATGTAAATGATTAaattacagtgccttcgaaaagtattcagaccatttgacattttgttatgttacagacttattcgaaaatgtattaaataaaacacattcttcagaaatctacacacaataccccataatgacaaagcaaaaacaggtttttggaattTGTAGtaattttattaaaaataaaaacataaataccttttttacataaatattcagaccctttgttatgagactcaaaattgagctcagatgcatcctgtttccattgatcatccttgagatgtttctagaacatgattggagtccacctgtggtaaattcaattgattggacatgatttggaaaggcacacactgtctatataatgtcccacagttgacaatgcatgtcagagcaaaaaccaagccatgaggtcgaaggaattgtccgtagagatccaagacaggattgtgccaaggcacagatctggggaagggtaccaaaacatgtctgcatcattgaaggtcaccaagatcacagtggcctccatcattcttcagtggaagaagtttggaaccaccaagactctttctaaagctggccgcccggccaaattcggcaatcaag harbors:
- the LOC106564041 gene encoding zinc finger protein 14-like isoform X1 yields the protein MSSLSYSLPVEEEEVCRTEKDEEDEAVTVKEEDVFVKEEEDVTVKEEEEDNNDDAVLGVKEEEEEMTITVKEEEDVFDVKEGEITVTLEEEEEVGDLINTPGERPDSHNRKSPSDSEKTKPAKPHHCSQCGKSFTWLGNLKSHKRTHTGDKPFNCSQCGKSFTELGTLKKHERTHTGEKPFQCSQCGKRFTQLANMKRHEGTHTGEKPCQCSQCENKFSSSGELKKHERTHLVERPFQCSQCGKSFTLLGSLQTHERTHTGEKPFCCSDCGKCFTWLGNLKLHERTHTGDKPFNCSQCEKSFTQLGNLKTHEMTHTGEKPFHCSQCGKGFRHAGNLKVHERRHTGEKPYKCSQCEITFSSSGDLKKHERTHSIKRPFQCSQCGKSFTQLENLKKHERTHTGEKPYHCSDCGKRFTQIGDLKSHELTHTGDKPFQCAQCGKSFPRLGNLKMHERIHTGEKPFHCFLCGKSFTELGTLKKHERTHTGEKPFQCSQCEKSFTQLANMKRHEGTHTGEKPYQCSQCENAFSSSGDLKTHETTHLVERPFQCFQCGKSFTWLGNLKSHERTHTGDKPFHCSQCGKSFTQLGNLKTHEMTHTGEKPFHCSQCGKGFRHAGNLKVHERIHTGEKPYKCSQCEMRFFSSGDLKKHERTHSVDRPFQCSHCGKSFTQLRNLQTHERMHTGEKPHHCSDCGKRFTQIGDLKTHELTHTGDKPFQCSLCGKGFPRLGNLKMHERIHTGEKPFHCFLCGKSFAELGTLKKHERTHTGEKPFQCSQCEKSFTQLANMKRHEGTHTGEKPYQCPQCENTFSSLGDLKAHERTHLVERPSQCSQCGKSFPRLGNLKMHERMHTGEKPFQCSHCGIFFARSGTLKMHERLHTGEKPFQCSLCGKSFTELGTLKKHERTHTGDKPFQCSQCGKSFTQLANMKRHEGTHTG
- the LOC106564041 gene encoding zinc finger protein 431-like isoform X2, with the protein product MSSLSYSLPVEEEEVCRTEKDEEDEAVTVKEEDVFVKEEEDVTVKEEEEDNNDDAVLGVKEEEEEMTITVKEEEDVFDVKEGEITVTLEEEEEVGDLINTRERPDSHNRKSPSDSEKTKPAKPHHCSQCGKSFTWLGNLKSHKRTHTGDKPFNCSQCGKSFTELGTLKKHERTHTGEKPFQCSQCGKRFTQLANMKRHEGTHTGEKPCQCSQCENKFSSSGELKKHERTHLVERPFQCSQCGKSFTLLGSLQTHERTHTGEKPFCCSDCGKCFTWLGNLKLHERTHTGDKPFNCSQCEKSFTQLGNLKTHEMTHTGEKPFHCSQCGKGFRHAGNLKVHERRHTGEKPYKCSQCEITFSSSGDLKKHERTHSIKRPFQCSQCGKSFTQLENLKKHERTHTGEKPYHCSDCGKRFTQIGDLKSHELTHTGDKPFQCAQCGKSFPRLGNLKMHERIHTGEKPFHCFLCGKSFTELGTLKKHERTHTGEKPFQCSQCEKSFTQLANMKRHEGTHTGEKPYQCSQCENAFSSSGDLKTHETTHLVERPFQCFQCGKSFTWLGNLKSHERTHTGDKPFHCSQCGKSFTQLGNLKTHEMTHTGEKPFHCSQCGKGFRHAGNLKVHERIHTGEKPYKCSQCEMRFFSSGDLKKHERTHSVDRPFQCSHCGKSFTQLRNLQTHERMHTGEKPHHCSDCGKRFTQIGDLKTHELTHTGDKPFQCSLCGKGFPRLGNLKMHERIHTGEKPFHCFLCGKSFAELGTLKKHERTHTGEKPFQCSQCEKSFTQLANMKRHEGTHTGEKPYQCPQCENTFSSLGDLKAHERTHLVERPSQCSQCGKSFPRLGNLKMHERMHTGEKPFQCSHCGIFFARSGTLKMHERLHTGEKPFQCSLCGKSFTELGTLKKHERTHTGDKPFQCSQCGKSFTQLANMKRHEGTHTG